In Brassica napus cultivar Da-Ae chromosome C2, Da-Ae, whole genome shotgun sequence, the sequence GATGTTTTACTTATATGAGTTGATTCTTTTACGTTTCGATATAACTACATGACTGATTATTGGAAGGAATGATTTTATGGATCCGTCTATAAATAGAAATAGATTCATTATTGGAGAGAAATTAATTGGGTTTGTTAAGCTATGAAGTCTCGGGCCCTACGACGTTACTCTCTCTAGGCCGAAGAATAAAAATGTTGATCAAACAGTGGGACCatctaaataaatatgtttgagCTGGGCCCATAAAATCACACGTAACCTTGTAACACTGTCGAATACAAGACGTCGGTGCTGGAAAacggaagaagagagaagatacCGAAAATGGCCCTTATTACGCGTGGATAAGTGGAGGCCAAAACTAAAGAAAGTAAGTGCGGTTGTGTCTAATGGGTTTGTCACCAACTTTATTCTTTCTTACAGAACGAACACACTTATAATATTATTGGAAGAAAAGGAAAGGAGAAggaaagaagagatggagaagagaAAGGTAGTGATGTGTGGTGTGTTATCTCTTCTGGGTTTATTATCAGCTCTTACTGCCTTTGCTGCTGAAGCTACCAAAGTCAAGGTttatctcactctctctctGCTATTCTTCTTGTTGAATCAATACTTGTATGGTTTCTGTTTTATTGTTTCTGCTTTGTAGTGAAATTTGGTATTTTCTCATGATTTTGGGTATGCACTAATCAATCCATGGTTGCtgaaaatgtaatttaaaaaaaaaaacaatagttcCAATTTCTGTGGAACAGATTTTTAAAAGGTGACTTTAGTTgtgcggtttttttttttttggaatgcgTGGGgtgtttaaaaatgaaaacttcagtctctgatatatttttttttaattatgaagtTCACTGGAACTCTTTGATTTGGGATCTTTTCCAGGGAACATTGTTGATTTTTGGTAAAGAAGCAGAAAAAGACATGATAAGCTctgttttttaagttttattttgttcTGTCCTCTTGGTATATATTTCTAGTAATAGCATAAGTATTCATATCTCTAGTATATCTATCTGGTAATAGCATAAGTACTCATATCTGTAATGTCCTATTTTTACATCTGGTAATAGCATAAGTATTCATATCTCTAATGTCATGTTGGTATATCTTGTAATAGCATAAGTACTCATATCTCTCTAATATAAAGTACTCTCCAACTTAAATCACATTTCTCTTGAACTAATTTGTCTGCATTTTTATAGGCTCTCATGGTTTACTCTGCTATTATAAGCCTTTATACTCgtctttaaaagtttttttttcctctttaatCAACACAGAAATCTCAGGCCAATGTTACCACCTCTGGTTCACTCACACGATGCTCTTATCACAGAAGCCCTGCTTACAATCTAGGCTTCGCGTCAGCTGTCTTTCTAATGATGGCTCAGATCATCGCCAGCGTTGGAAGCGGTTGTTTCTGTTGTAGAAAAGGTCCTGCTCCTTCAAGATCCAAGTGGATCATCTCCTTAATCTGCTTCATTGTCTCCTGGTAACTCTCActctttaactttattttttttgcagtaAATTCCCTAGTTATAATGTCTGCTTACAAATGATGTTCTTCATGTTACGTTTAGGTTCACTTTTGTGATAGCTTTCCTCGTGCTTCTATCTGGAGCTGCACTAAACGATGAACACGCCGAGGAGGCAGCGTTTCCGGATGCCTACTTCTGCTACACTGTCGGTACTGGCGTTTTCTCTACCGGTTCTGTGCTGTCGCTTGTCACTATTGCGCTCGGGATTGTTTACTATCTATGTTTGAATTCGAGTAACCAAAACGTTGGTGTCACAAGGACGGTGGCTAACCAAGGAGGAGGAATAGCAATGGGACAGCCTCAGATTCCAGAGAGAGGAGAAGATCCTGTCTTTGTTCATGAAGATACTTACATGAGAAGACAGTTCACTTAAATTCCAGAACAGGGCCTACTTGGGATACACGTTAGGTTTAGGATgatatatcccttatatattaaaagagaagcattgtaattaatgcattcacattataatagacacgtggcagcTTCACAatgatttaataataaatatgctaacgcattcacactataatcataaatgtgttcacactatgtaatttgtgtttttttttaaatataaaactcacatacatggTTACAATAAAACTCTAGATTTTTtggttcgaataaaaatagataacgaatcaaaagccaaactatatatatatattatttttattgtttacggttaaagttgagcaaaatattcataaattttgattcgattcattgtttttatttgaaccaaaaaatctggatatttgaaactctacgaaacaaatcaaatactaaaatacaatatccaaaaaaagaagcaaatcagaaatatcaatatttttaggaacatatatctaattcgatatgttatatgcatatatatatacatatatgtaaagaattatatatatatgttatatatattatactttatatcaattttacaatatttttatgaattaaatttattatattaggtactagaatttaaaaggttatataatgttttatttttgtaataaaatgttatattattaaatcattaaattattttttttattttttttatttaacgaTCAAATATGATATTCTATAAAATTCTATAACATTTCGGATATCTgagtcaccgaatatctaggtggttaaagatcgaatcgataagaatgcttccaaatacccAGATATTTGATATGTGTCCACccctatttacggatacaattttattttctttatatgaagaaatgactaatgtcaaggcatttttattttaaattaattttagttttatctttcatgtattattttgaacaaaaatatcatttaatattaattaacaatatctttatatatttttcaactatttttgtatactttttacataaacatacatgtgcaccttgatgtgagcaccttCTAAGTAAGTATTCACCACaactgaagtatctaatttttttgaaagttgaaatattttttcttaatgtttttttcactaccgaccaaattgtagtgaaatgatttttttaataattttcttttctttttcttaaacaatTATCTGTTTAAAacctataatatgaaactattggttcagcaggacgactatctaaaattcataacatgaaaataaacaaataatattaatttttggtttttacgagaaaaaatcaaaaaatcaaacattttaacggaataaactaaaatgaatattaatttaaaataatagttaaattttagaagattaagaacaaaaaaaatgtaaaaccaaaccaatatccaaattaaacagatctttttattaaaaataacgaaactaataatcacattccgcgcaaggcgcgggttattacctagtttAGATTAAAAAGAAGGCTTTGTCTGATTTTTACCCCATTTTGTatctttctgatttttttttttgtatatcatCTCCAACTTATTTCTATATTTGTCTTTATAATAGTAGTTAGATGCCATGTTCGAAACTTTGTCGGACGGTCGGTCCGGACCTAGCGACTTAAGACTACATCATCCcatttctattttttcctcaaaaatatagattgatatttttcttctatatttttagtatatatttagaaatttctatttttaaaaaacacattGGGTTAAATGAAATttctattatagaattttttattttagaaaaaaaactgaaaaatacattggagattgTCTGCTTACTTACCAGACTTGGTAGTTAGTAATATAACCACCGGTCCGATCAAATACTGTATTTGTTATcggaatttttattttatttaaaattttatagagATTTGAATGATATCCACGGTTAGTGGAACACCCACCACATGCTCTACCAACCAACCAGTCACAACAACAACCAGCTCTTATAAATGTCTCGAGTCTATTACACATCTACTCTCACTTCTTCTCATATATGTTATTAACATTAATAAAAACGTTGTTACAAAGTTAGTTGTACCAAAAAACTATAATGGTTGTGAAACTATACGGGCAGGTAACTGCAGCTTGTCCACAAAGAGTCTTGCTTTGTTTTTTGGAGAAAGAAATTGAGTTTGAGATTGTTCATGTCGACCTTGATACATTAGAGCAGAAGAAACCAGAACATCTTCTTCGTCaggtaaaatattttatagttttctaaCTAGAGAAATTAATCATGTGATTATTATAATCCTTAGTATAactattgtttatttttggtAGCCATTTGGTCAAGTCCCAGCCATAGAAGATGGAGATTTCAAGCTATTCGGTAACCATTCtagttttataaacatttttttgttaagcATTGTTTTCTAATCATTTATGTATTGTGTTTTGAAGAATCTAGAGCCATTGCGAGATACTATGCGACCAAATACTCCAACCAAGGCACGAACCTTTTGGGCAAGTCACTAGAGCACCGAGCCATCGTGGACCAGTGGGCCGACGTGGAGACCCATTACTTTAACGTTCTGGCGTTCCCCATTGTGCTTAACCTAGTCATCAAGCCCAGGTTAGGCGAAGAATGTGACGCCGTTTTGGTCGAGGAGCTCAAGGCGAAGCTAGGGGTGGTCTTGGACATATACGAGAATCGGCTTGCGTCGAACCGGTTTTTGGCTGGTGATGAATTCACTATGGCTGATTTGACGCACATGCCAGCGATGGGATACTTGATGCGTACCGATGTAAACCAGATGGTTAAGGCTCGAGTGAATATGAACCGATGGTGGGAAGAGCTTACCGCTAGACCGGCTTGGAAGAAGCTTATGAAGATGGCTGGTTTTGAAGCTTGAGTTTATAACAATCCAAACCAACTACGCGTTTCATACTTTCTGTTTAATCTGTCTGTCTGAGTTTTGTACATTACaataattaaatcaatttgcttttgaagattttaattcatcaattaatttttaaaaaaacatgagCCAAGCCCCCATGAATCTATATGTTCCTGTCTTTCTAATTTAATAACTTATTTTCATGTCGGTGATTTTACTAAGGattcattaattattttaatcagaaaattgtaagtttcaaatttcgtaaaatatattatgtaaattaatGAAAAGATGCTTACAAAAACCTAAATCCCATAaagtgtttcaaaaagtatAGTCAAATGTTAATCTTCTACAACATAGAATTGTCGGTTATATAATcgtttgtaatattttaatagtttgtaataacataatttaaaaaaaacttcatatccACCAACCAAAATATTCCTATTTCTTCATTACCCaagagaaataaaagaaaagtaatttactttttctttacatggagaaaaataattaaacatcataaaaaattatttccccccattatatgtaaatattagtTAACTTAACATCATAAATTCGACCCTATGTTTTTACTTATATCACAAAAACCCTCTTAGGTTGATCCTCTTGCTTCTCTATCATTTATCTTGAACTTGAAGCCTTTAGTATTGATTTAGCATAAGCTAATGGGAGAGCTGCAATCTTCTTGGCTTTCCCAACATAAGCTCTCTTTGTAAAGTTGTTGTAATCATTCGCTTCAATCTCGTCCAATATCCTCCTGTACAATAGGAGCGAGGCCCacacctgaaaaaaaaatcaaacagcAAAGTCTTTCAGGGTTAAATCGATCGAAAACAAAGTTCTGGGGGAAAagtgaaaaataaacaaacttgTATTGAGACACTTACCGGCCATCTGCTAGCTGCGTCTAGCTCAGTAACACCTTTCTCAGCTTCATCAAAGAACATTCTTGCTCGCTTAAGCTGCATTTTCATGAAGTTTCTCCATTTATCAGTGACTTTTCCAGCGAATATGTCTTCATCTGAGAGACCAGCCTGAGCTAGTTCATCTTGCGGCAGATAAACTCTTCCTCTTCTCGCACTAAAAGAGAGAGCAAAACCAGTTCAAGAATGAGACACGAATCAAGAAACAGGTTGTGAATCTTGAGAGTATAGAAAAAGGAAGACTCACTCTTCGCCAACGTCTCTGAGTATGTTGGTAAGCTGATTAGCTATACCAAGGGCCAAGGCAGCGTTGTAAACACTCTCGGTCGTTGCTTTGGACTTGAGATCGATCCCCATAACCGGAACGCTCATCAGACCTACGGTTCCGGCTACATAGTAGCAGTAAAGGTAGAGATCATCAAAGTTCGTGTATCTAGACTTCCTCAGATCCATTCTCATTCCTTCTACCATGTCTCTAAATGGCTGCAAGACAAATAAAAACATTAGAACAAATCTTTATGAGGTGTGTGACCTTTGAAATGATGAAGAGAGAGGCTGACCTGAATATCTACAGGGTATCTAGCAACTGTGTCAGCTAAAGCAGCGTCAAGCATATCGAAAGGACGGCCACGGAAGAGATCTTCTAACCTTGCTTCCCATCTATCCAACGCCATGGGAGTTATGTGTGACGCATTAGGCCCATCTA encodes:
- the BNAC02G07070D gene encoding uncharacterized protein BNAC02G07070D isoform X1, which codes for MEKRKVVMCGVLSLLGLLSALTAFAAEATKVKKSQANVTTSGSLTRCSYHRSPAYNLGFASAVFLMMAQIIASVGSGCFCCRKGPAPSRSKWIISLICFIVSWFTFVIAFLVLLSGAALNDEHAEEAAFPDAYFCYTVGTGVFSTGSVLSLVTIALGIVYYLCLNSSNQNVGVTRTVANQGGGIAMGQPQIPERGEDPVFVHEDTYMRRQFT
- the BNAC02G07070D gene encoding uncharacterized protein BNAC02G07070D isoform X2, which produces MEKRKVVMCGVLSLLGLLSALTAFAAEATKKSQANVTTSGSLTRCSYHRSPAYNLGFASAVFLMMAQIIASVGSGCFCCRKGPAPSRSKWIISLICFIVSWFTFVIAFLVLLSGAALNDEHAEEAAFPDAYFCYTVGTGVFSTGSVLSLVTIALGIVYYLCLNSSNQNVGVTRTVANQGGGIAMGQPQIPERGEDPVFVHEDTYMRRQFT
- the LOC125581294 gene encoding glutathione S-transferase F12, producing the protein MVVKLYGQVTAACPQRVLLCFLEKEIEFEIVHVDLDTLEQKKPEHLLRQPFGQVPAIEDGDFKLFESRAIARYYATKYSNQGTNLLGKSLEHRAIVDQWADVETHYFNVLAFPIVLNLVIKPRLGEECDAVLVEELKAKLGVVLDIYENRLASNRFLAGDEFTMADLTHMPAMGYLMRTDVNQMVKARVNMNRWWEELTARPAWKKLMKMAGFEA
- the LOC106354425 gene encoding phytoene synthase, chloroplastic-like, yielding MSSVAVLWVAPSSPNPDSMTNSGLVRVLESSRLLSPCLNQRLNTGKRSSSSSVMSCRRGRSSVVSSSLVASPAAGEITLSSEEKVYNVVLKQAALVNKQLRDLDDVKKPQDIVLPGTTTGSLSLLGEAYDRCGEVCAEYAKTFYLGTLLMTPERRKAIWAIYVWCRRTDELVDGPNASHITPMALDRWEARLEDLFRGRPFDMLDAALADTVARYPVDIQPFRDMVEGMRMDLRKSRYTNFDDLYLYCYYVAGTVGLMSVPVMGIDLKSKATTESVYNAALALGIANQLTNILRDVGEDARRGRVYLPQDELAQAGLSDEDIFAGKVTDKWRNFMKMQLKRARMFFDEAEKGVTELDAASRWPVWASLLLYRRILDEIEANDYNNFTKRAYVGKAKKIAALPLAYAKSILKASSSR